In Acidobacteriota bacterium, a genomic segment contains:
- a CDS encoding VCBS repeat-containing protein, with amino-acid sequence MIRSIFRPVLRPWGLLLVTIAVCIGLHVRASAAMQDAGQGPVVLRILIVASESEAQRVLARAKAGEDFATLAREHSVDPSAPDGGLLGSIDPAQLRPELRDALRGVRPGQVTSVVAVPAGFALVQVVSHGAAVGARPDPTNPGLTASGSVKYVLNISGFGEVLTGQDALPKPDGWNTLPGSICQARRDAVDSLTRRYEQLLGPGGAAVTMPPPRVLQLHFGLGQTYAYSGRMDAVIDQFSKALALVVTHASPSDPTAVQLEEALGIAWLRKAEMDNSVQEHADDRCLLTPLGLAPYADTTASRKAIEHFLRYLSHRPDELEVKWMLNIAYMTVGGYPKEVPPAHLIPPSTFESAEDLGRFTDVARDVGLHSVATSGSSLVDDFDNDGLLDFITSSSDPCAQMKSFRRLPDGTFADVTAASGLTGQLGGLNAVHADYDNDGCVDILVLRGGWDRPQRKSLLRNDCKGGFADVTVAAGLDGPITATQAAVWTDIDNDGLLDIFVGQEGGEAQLHLNQGDGTFREIGKAAGLTHVAFTKGVVAFDYDNDGWQDLYASNLTGESFLYRNNRDRTFTEVALAAGVPGSLKAFASWAFDYDNDGWQDLFVTSYYTSVVESARTYLGLPPNGTTLKLYRNKGDGTFADVSMAVGLGKVFMPMGANFGDIDNDGWLDIYLGTGNPSYGALTPSSLLRNKDGTRFVDVTFSSGTGELHKGHGVSFADLDNDGDQDIVFEVGGAVPGDSHAVRLFRNPGHGNDWLALKLVGVKSNRSAIGARIAVTAEGPAGQRVMHRTVTTGGSFGGSPLLQHIGLGKADRVVRVDVWWPSTNTRQRFTNLTANQTFEITEFEPVAKPLARAVLPLGKVTSRAATHAH; translated from the coding sequence TTGATTCGCTCGATCTTCCGCCCTGTCCTCAGGCCGTGGGGCCTGCTGCTCGTGACTATTGCCGTGTGCATCGGCCTCCACGTCCGCGCGAGTGCGGCGATGCAGGATGCCGGGCAAGGACCCGTGGTGCTGCGGATCCTCATCGTGGCGTCGGAGAGCGAGGCGCAGCGCGTGCTTGCACGGGCGAAGGCGGGCGAGGACTTCGCGACGCTGGCGCGCGAGCATTCTGTCGATCCGTCGGCCCCGGACGGCGGGCTGCTGGGTTCGATCGACCCGGCGCAGCTCCGCCCCGAATTGCGTGACGCGCTGCGCGGTGTCCGACCGGGACAGGTCACGTCGGTGGTGGCGGTGCCCGCCGGCTTCGCGCTCGTGCAGGTCGTGTCGCACGGCGCGGCAGTCGGCGCCAGACCCGACCCCACCAACCCCGGGCTGACGGCGTCGGGAAGCGTGAAGTACGTGCTGAACATCTCGGGCTTCGGCGAGGTGTTGACCGGGCAGGATGCCCTGCCGAAACCCGACGGGTGGAACACGCTCCCGGGCAGCATCTGCCAGGCGCGCCGCGACGCCGTTGACAGCCTCACACGCCGGTACGAACAACTGCTGGGGCCTGGTGGCGCGGCAGTGACCATGCCGCCGCCGCGCGTGCTGCAACTGCACTTCGGGCTCGGACAGACGTATGCGTACAGCGGGCGGATGGACGCGGTCATCGATCAGTTCTCGAAGGCGCTCGCGCTGGTGGTCACGCATGCGTCACCGTCGGATCCCACGGCCGTCCAGCTCGAAGAGGCGCTCGGCATCGCGTGGTTGCGGAAGGCGGAGATGGACAACAGCGTGCAGGAGCACGCCGACGATCGCTGCCTGCTGACGCCGCTGGGTCTCGCGCCGTATGCCGACACCACGGCCTCCCGCAAGGCGATCGAGCACTTCCTCCGCTACCTGTCGCACAGGCCCGACGAGCTCGAAGTGAAGTGGATGCTCAACATCGCCTACATGACGGTGGGGGGCTATCCGAAGGAAGTGCCGCCCGCGCACCTCATCCCGCCGTCCACGTTCGAATCCGCAGAAGACCTCGGTCGCTTCACCGACGTGGCGAGGGACGTGGGGCTGCACTCCGTGGCGACGTCAGGGTCGTCGCTCGTCGACGACTTCGACAACGATGGCCTGCTCGACTTCATCACCTCGAGCTCGGACCCCTGCGCGCAGATGAAGTCGTTCCGTCGGCTGCCCGACGGCACGTTCGCGGACGTCACCGCCGCGTCGGGGCTCACGGGGCAGCTCGGCGGCCTCAATGCGGTGCACGCCGACTACGACAACGACGGGTGCGTGGACATCCTGGTGTTGCGCGGAGGTTGGGACCGTCCGCAGCGCAAGTCGCTGCTGCGCAACGACTGCAAGGGCGGCTTCGCGGACGTCACGGTGGCCGCCGGCCTCGACGGGCCGATCACCGCGACGCAGGCGGCCGTGTGGACCGACATCGACAACGACGGGCTGCTCGACATCTTCGTCGGCCAGGAGGGCGGCGAGGCGCAGCTCCATCTGAACCAGGGCGACGGCACGTTCCGCGAGATCGGGAAGGCGGCGGGCCTGACGCACGTCGCGTTCACCAAGGGCGTGGTGGCGTTCGACTACGACAACGACGGCTGGCAGGACCTGTATGCGTCCAACCTCACCGGCGAGAGCTTCCTCTATCGCAACAACCGCGACCGCACGTTTACCGAAGTGGCGTTGGCCGCCGGTGTGCCCGGCTCGCTGAAGGCGTTCGCGTCGTGGGCGTTCGACTACGACAACGATGGCTGGCAGGACCTGTTCGTCACCAGCTACTACACGTCAGTCGTCGAGTCGGCGCGCACCTACCTCGGCCTGCCGCCGAACGGCACCACGCTGAAGCTCTATCGCAACAAGGGCGACGGCACCTTCGCCGACGTGTCGATGGCGGTCGGCCTCGGCAAGGTGTTCATGCCGATGGGCGCCAACTTCGGCGACATCGACAACGACGGCTGGCTCGACATCTATCTCGGGACCGGCAACCCGTCCTACGGCGCGCTCACGCCGAGCTCGCTGTTGCGCAACAAGGACGGCACGCGCTTCGTGGACGTGACGTTCTCGTCGGGGACCGGTGAACTGCACAAGGGTCACGGGGTGTCGTTCGCCGATCTCGACAACGATGGTGACCAGGACATCGTCTTCGAGGTGGGCGGCGCGGTGCCGGGCGACTCCCACGCCGTGCGCCTCTTCCGCAACCCCGGCCACGGCAACGACTGGCTGGCGTTGAAACTGGTGGGCGTCAAGAGCAACCGCAGCGCGATCGGCGCGCGGATCGCCGTGACGGCCGAGGGGCCCGCCGGCCAGCGCGTCATGCATCGCACGGTGACGACGGGCGGATCGTTCGGGGGCTCCCCGCTCCTGCAGCACATCGGACTCGGCAAGGCCGATCGCGTCGTGCGGGTGGACGTGTGGTGGCCGTCGACCAACACGCGTCAGCGCTTCACGAACCTGACCGCGAACCAGACGTTCGAGATCACGGAGTTCGAGCCCGTCGCCAAGCCGCTCGCGCGCGCTGTACTCCCACTCGGAAAGGTGACGTCCCGTGCCGCCACGCACGCGCACTAG
- a CDS encoding acetyltransferase: MTRTDTHDHQRLEAVRQACLEAAMAAYEDAGIRGLCVEGRWECALDAIRSVDLASVVTELPLAMNDGPGLA, from the coding sequence ATGACGCGAACGGACACGCACGACCACCAACGACTCGAAGCCGTGAGGCAGGCCTGTCTCGAGGCAGCCATGGCTGCGTACGAAGACGCAGGGATTCGCGGACTGTGCGTCGAGGGGCGCTGGGAGTGCGCGCTCGACGCCATCCGCTCGGTGGACCTCGCGTCTGTCGTCACCGAACTCCCCTTGGCGATGAATGACGGGCCGGGACTAGCCTAG
- a CDS encoding Rrf2 family transcriptional regulator has product MQLNAFTDYSLRVLVYAASQPEQQCVTADVAAAFGVSRNHMVKVVHALQRFGYVRTVRGRRGGFRLAAAPDRIRLGDVVRRTEGTLALVECFETGSACPLTRACGIKRALSNASSAFFEVLDRWTVADAIGEPQWAARVHRLHVRRKSA; this is encoded by the coding sequence ATGCAGCTTAACGCGTTCACCGACTACAGCCTGCGCGTCCTCGTGTATGCGGCATCGCAACCCGAGCAGCAGTGCGTGACGGCCGATGTCGCCGCGGCGTTCGGCGTGTCTCGCAACCATATGGTCAAGGTCGTCCACGCGCTGCAGCGGTTCGGGTACGTGCGGACGGTGCGCGGCAGACGCGGCGGGTTCCGCCTCGCGGCGGCGCCGGACCGCATTCGCCTCGGCGACGTCGTCAGGCGCACCGAAGGCACGCTCGCGCTCGTCGAGTGCTTCGAGACAGGGAGCGCATGCCCGCTCACGCGGGCGTGCGGCATCAAACGTGCATTGAGCAACGCGTCCAGCGCGTTCTTCGAGGTGCTCGACAGGTGGACCGTGGCCGACGCGATCGGCGAGCCGCAGTGGGCCGCGCGCGTGCATCGGCTGCACGTCCGGAGGAAATCGGCATGA
- a CDS encoding group III truncated hemoglobin, which produces MTDITSRPDIERLVDTFYGLVRGDDLLGPIFDDVAHVDWAEHLPKMYAFWDAVLFGTPGFKGNPLATHVMLSRKTPLAEREFGRWITLFHQTVDQEFAGPMATEAKRRAEQIAMTMQYHVNAH; this is translated from the coding sequence ATGACAGACATCACTTCGCGTCCGGACATCGAACGCCTCGTCGACACGTTCTACGGACTCGTGCGGGGAGACGACCTGCTGGGCCCGATCTTCGATGACGTCGCGCACGTCGACTGGGCCGAACACCTGCCCAAGATGTACGCCTTCTGGGACGCGGTGCTCTTCGGCACGCCGGGGTTCAAGGGCAACCCGCTCGCGACGCACGTCATGCTCTCGCGCAAGACGCCGCTCGCCGAACGCGAGTTCGGCAGATGGATCACGCTCTTCCACCAGACCGTCGACCAGGAGTTCGCCGGGCCGATGGCCACCGAAGCCAAGCGGCGAGCCGAGCAGATCGCCATGACCATGCAGTACCACGTCAACGCGCATTGA
- a CDS encoding metallophosphoesterase, with protein MKRRHFVNSLTSGLVGVLGTSREATAVATQGPSPVRTPLVLMAPRPDGVEAIWAVNRLCTGRVEWEAADGTRGNTATTSFGFVPQGEHVLRVRLQGFTPGATYRLRTVTRAAGETAEIPSAWKSFRTLDPSAARTSFVVWNDTHIHDETIKRLHEVTPAADFLVWNGDTCNDWKTSDILVPTLLHPGECDITEGRPLLLTFGNHDVRGPRAFEMPDIVATPSARPFYAFRSGPVAVICLHTGEDKPDDHPSFGGRVAFDALRREQAAWLADTIRQPGISDAPYRVVFCHIPLRWLDEGPQDYAATGFDRHSGRSRAAWHDSLVAWKTQVIVSGHTHRRAWLPPTTEFPYGQLVGGGPRLEGATWIGGAADAQQLTLQVHDLQGTVQETVSFKPLR; from the coding sequence ATGAAGCGCCGCCATTTCGTCAATTCGCTCACGTCCGGGCTCGTCGGTGTGCTGGGCACCAGCCGCGAGGCTACGGCGGTCGCGACGCAGGGGCCATCGCCCGTTCGTACGCCGCTCGTGCTGATGGCACCGCGTCCCGATGGTGTCGAGGCGATCTGGGCGGTGAACCGCCTCTGCACGGGCCGCGTCGAGTGGGAGGCCGCCGACGGCACGCGCGGGAACACGGCCACCACGTCGTTCGGCTTCGTCCCGCAGGGCGAACACGTCCTGCGCGTGCGTCTGCAGGGCTTCACGCCAGGCGCGACGTATCGGCTTCGCACCGTGACGCGGGCCGCCGGAGAGACGGCCGAGATCCCGAGTGCGTGGAAGTCGTTCCGGACGCTGGATCCGTCAGCGGCTCGTACGTCGTTCGTCGTCTGGAACGACACCCACATCCACGACGAGACCATCAAGCGCCTTCACGAGGTGACGCCCGCCGCCGACTTCCTCGTCTGGAACGGCGACACGTGCAACGACTGGAAGACGTCGGACATCCTCGTGCCGACGCTGCTGCACCCCGGAGAGTGCGACATCACGGAAGGCCGGCCCCTGCTCCTCACGTTCGGCAATCACGACGTGCGGGGACCTCGCGCATTCGAGATGCCCGACATCGTCGCCACGCCGTCGGCGCGCCCCTTCTACGCCTTCAGGTCTGGACCCGTCGCGGTGATCTGCCTGCACACGGGCGAAGACAAGCCCGACGACCATCCCAGTTTCGGCGGCCGCGTCGCGTTCGATGCGCTGCGCAGGGAACAGGCGGCCTGGCTGGCCGACACGATTCGGCAGCCGGGCATCAGCGACGCGCCGTATCGCGTGGTGTTCTGCCACATCCCGCTGCGGTGGCTCGATGAAGGTCCGCAGGACTACGCCGCCACGGGGTTCGATCGCCACAGCGGCCGCAGCCGCGCCGCGTGGCACGACTCGCTCGTGGCGTGGAAGACACAGGTCATCGTCTCCGGCCACACGCACCGCCGCGCGTGGCTGCCTCCCACCACCGAATTCCCGTACGGCCAACTCGTCGGCGGCGGTCCGAGGCTCGAGGGCGCCACATGGATCGGCGGCGCCGCCGACGCGCAACAGCTCACGCTGCAGGTGCACGACCTCCAGGGCACCGTCCAGGAAACCGTGTCCTTCAAGCCCCTCCGGTAG
- a CDS encoding hemerythrin domain-containing protein, with protein MRIQIGGQTHHGFDEPLGLLSDCHRRIEHFLQVLVTVDQRLSGGRLDAEHRHALEAAVKYFEQAAPHHTADEEDSLFPRLRANGDADVRRALSLVQRLERDHDTADAHHDVVNGLVHRWLQDDGLAAPEAAALRQHLAALQALYRAHIAVEDDEVFPVAARVLDERTLQQIGQEMAERRGVSVPADVS; from the coding sequence GTGCGCATCCAGATCGGGGGACAGACGCATCACGGGTTCGACGAGCCGCTCGGGCTGCTGAGCGACTGCCATCGGCGGATCGAGCACTTCCTGCAGGTGCTCGTCACCGTCGACCAGCGCCTGTCCGGTGGTCGGCTCGACGCCGAGCACCGGCACGCACTCGAAGCGGCCGTGAAGTACTTCGAGCAGGCAGCGCCGCACCATACGGCCGACGAGGAGGACAGCCTGTTCCCGCGTCTGCGCGCCAACGGTGATGCCGACGTCCGGAGGGCACTGTCACTCGTGCAGCGGCTCGAACGCGACCACGACACGGCCGACGCGCACCACGACGTCGTGAACGGGCTCGTGCATCGCTGGCTGCAGGATGACGGACTCGCCGCGCCGGAAGCGGCAGCGCTGCGTCAGCATCTGGCGGCGTTGCAGGCACTGTACCGAGCCCACATCGCCGTTGAGGACGATGAAGTGTTTCCCGTTGCCGCCCGCGTCCTCGACGAACGGACACTGCAACAGATCGGTCAGGAGATGGCCGAGCGCCGCGGCGTGTCAGTGCCAGCAGACGTGTCCTGA
- a CDS encoding sigma-70 family RNA polymerase sigma factor: MNLVTPMEGPVTRCLSEWREGDTSARDRLVPLVYGELRSLARRQLARESAAHTLSATALVHEVYLRLLRQRQIAAHDRQAFLLVAGAAMRRVLVDHARAHRRLKRGAAQHVASLDDVEVPILSALEMEEVLAIDAALDALDARNARARQVIECRIFGGLTLEETAHALNLSPKTVQRSWTTGLAWLRNVIGVPAVDTRS, translated from the coding sequence GTGAACCTGGTCACGCCCATGGAAGGCCCTGTCACACGGTGTCTGTCGGAATGGCGCGAGGGCGATACGAGTGCGAGGGATCGGCTCGTGCCGCTCGTGTATGGCGAGCTGCGATCGCTGGCGCGACGCCAGCTCGCCCGTGAGTCGGCGGCGCACACGCTGTCGGCAACAGCACTCGTCCACGAGGTCTACCTTCGCCTCCTGCGGCAGCGGCAGATCGCGGCGCACGACCGTCAGGCGTTCCTGCTCGTGGCGGGCGCGGCGATGCGGCGCGTGCTCGTCGACCACGCGCGTGCCCACCGGCGCCTCAAGCGAGGCGCCGCGCAACACGTGGCGTCGCTCGACGATGTGGAGGTGCCGATCCTGAGCGCACTCGAGATGGAGGAGGTGCTCGCAATCGACGCGGCGCTCGACGCACTCGACGCCCGGAACGCACGTGCCAGGCAGGTCATCGAATGCCGGATCTTCGGCGGCCTCACGCTCGAGGAAACCGCACACGCACTGAACCTGTCGCCGAAAACCGTACAGCGCAGTTGGACGACAGGGCTGGCCTGGTTGCGCAACGTCATCGGCGTCCCCGCCGTCGACACGCGGTCCTGA
- a CDS encoding serine/threonine protein kinase, translating into MSTESWDRLEELSTQLRDLPDSARTAALDAAGVDASLRAEVETLLRASTDDTRLSIERLVQDEVSSEERDTDSWLGQRLGPWRVARAIGRGGMGVVYAAARCDGAFDLEVAVKLLQSGARNPSAVERFRIERQVLAALKHPCIAGLVDGGFAPDGTPYLVMELVDGVPIVRWATDSGAPAADRLRLFRRVCDAVQHAHRALVVHRDIKPSNILVTRDGDVKLMDFGIAKLLEPSTWGLRETDTRVEMRALTPAYAAPEQVRGDPVTTATDVYALGVLLHELLTGVRPGHTPATTLARDLDRIIGKAIADDPDRRYASAGQLGEEIARYLEGRPVLAQPDTLGYRVRTFVRRNPVAVGLATTIVVSLAVFAAISAWQARVLAEQRRVAQHERDTANHVVGVLVDLFQTTNPSVRPDGHRMALGEFLAGAQVRALDSLRDAPEVRARLQYVFGRIHLTRGAYADARRSLEDAGTSLRAAGGTDSPETLDVLVALGETWHHAGDSARATALLEEALTRHRTAYGDRDLRTAAALQALAPAVATTDFVRSRALLVESLEIRRALLPATDRLVGEALASLAAHHHRRGEADQARRYYTDALAVFRTPALRRHPTAISLRGDHATLLDSLGAHDEAAALQAEALELGRSIVGRESLVVANLLNNSGVTLQWLGRHREAEAHYRESFEIHRGLLGDGHLRTRNVARGIGRALTMQRRHAEALNWFDRAIADPLGDDEELRAGVWGMRAQRARVLSALDRPGDAVSEASRAVGALSRMAAAPGADNTARVSARAALGTARVTLGHLLVNADRTTDAEALIVDALTGMTGLDASHPRRAEAECELARARLARQSTDVEWARLAACLPRYSAWPLAEQDAVEALARLHAARPR; encoded by the coding sequence GTGAGCACGGAGTCCTGGGATCGACTGGAAGAGCTGTCCACGCAGTTGCGCGACCTGCCGGACTCCGCGCGCACCGCGGCGCTCGACGCCGCCGGGGTGGATGCATCGCTGCGAGCGGAGGTCGAGACGCTCTTGCGCGCGTCGACTGACGACACCCGTCTGTCGATCGAACGGCTCGTGCAAGACGAGGTGTCGAGTGAGGAGCGCGACACCGACTCGTGGCTGGGCCAGAGGCTTGGCCCGTGGCGGGTCGCACGTGCGATCGGTCGAGGCGGCATGGGCGTGGTGTACGCCGCGGCCCGATGCGACGGCGCGTTCGATCTCGAAGTCGCGGTCAAGCTGTTGCAGTCCGGCGCTCGGAATCCATCTGCCGTCGAGCGCTTCCGCATCGAACGACAGGTGCTGGCGGCGCTGAAGCATCCGTGCATCGCGGGTCTGGTCGATGGTGGCTTCGCACCGGACGGCACGCCGTACCTGGTCATGGAACTGGTGGACGGCGTGCCGATCGTGCGCTGGGCAACGGACTCCGGCGCACCGGCAGCGGATCGCCTGCGGTTGTTCCGACGCGTGTGCGACGCCGTGCAGCACGCGCATCGCGCCCTCGTCGTGCATCGCGACATCAAGCCGTCCAACATCCTCGTCACGCGCGACGGCGACGTGAAACTGATGGACTTCGGCATCGCGAAGCTGCTGGAACCGTCGACGTGGGGATTGCGCGAAACGGACACGCGCGTGGAGATGCGCGCGCTGACGCCCGCGTACGCGGCGCCTGAGCAGGTCCGCGGCGATCCCGTCACGACGGCCACCGACGTCTACGCGCTCGGCGTCCTGCTGCACGAGTTGTTGACCGGCGTGCGCCCGGGACACACACCGGCGACGACGCTGGCTCGCGATCTCGATCGCATCATCGGCAAAGCCATCGCGGACGACCCGGATCGTCGCTACGCCTCCGCCGGACAACTCGGCGAAGAGATCGCGCGCTATCTCGAGGGACGGCCGGTGCTCGCGCAGCCAGACACCCTCGGGTATCGCGTCAGGACGTTCGTGCGGCGCAATCCCGTGGCAGTGGGTCTTGCCACCACCATCGTCGTGAGCCTTGCCGTGTTCGCGGCCATCTCCGCCTGGCAGGCGCGCGTGCTCGCCGAACAACGGCGCGTGGCGCAACACGAACGCGACACGGCCAATCACGTCGTCGGCGTCCTCGTCGATCTGTTCCAGACCACCAACCCGTCCGTGCGGCCCGACGGCCATCGCATGGCCCTGGGAGAGTTCCTGGCCGGCGCCCAGGTGCGTGCCCTCGACTCGCTGCGCGACGCGCCTGAGGTGAGGGCGCGCCTTCAGTACGTGTTCGGACGGATCCACCTGACGCGCGGCGCGTACGCCGACGCGCGGCGTTCCCTGGAGGACGCCGGTACGTCGCTGCGCGCGGCCGGCGGCACCGATTCGCCGGAGACGCTCGACGTCCTCGTCGCGCTCGGCGAGACATGGCATCACGCCGGCGATTCCGCGCGCGCCACGGCGCTGCTCGAAGAGGCACTGACGCGTCATCGCACCGCATACGGCGATCGCGATCTGCGGACGGCTGCCGCACTGCAGGCACTGGCGCCAGCCGTGGCGACCACCGATTTCGTCCGGTCCCGTGCGTTGCTCGTCGAGTCGCTGGAGATACGGCGCGCGCTCCTGCCGGCAACGGATCGACTCGTCGGCGAGGCACTCGCGTCACTCGCCGCGCACCATCACAGGCGTGGCGAGGCCGACCAGGCGCGGCGCTACTACACGGACGCGCTGGCGGTCTTCCGGACACCGGCCCTCCGGAGGCATCCGACGGCGATCAGTCTGCGTGGCGATCATGCCACGTTGCTCGACAGCCTCGGGGCGCACGACGAGGCGGCAGCGCTGCAGGCCGAGGCGCTGGAGTTGGGTCGATCGATCGTCGGACGCGAGAGCCTCGTTGTCGCGAATCTCCTCAACAACTCCGGCGTGACGCTGCAGTGGCTCGGCCGGCACCGCGAGGCGGAGGCGCACTATCGGGAATCGTTCGAGATCCATCGTGGACTGCTCGGCGATGGTCATCTCCGCACGCGCAATGTCGCGCGAGGCATCGGCCGCGCGCTGACCATGCAACGCCGTCACGCCGAAGCCCTGAACTGGTTCGATCGCGCCATCGCCGATCCACTCGGAGACGACGAGGAATTGCGCGCCGGCGTGTGGGGCATGCGCGCACAGCGCGCGCGTGTCCTGTCGGCACTCGATCGCCCCGGAGACGCCGTCAGCGAAGCCTCGCGTGCTGTCGGCGCGCTGTCACGCATGGCCGCCGCGCCAGGCGCCGACAACACCGCACGCGTCAGCGCGCGAGCGGCGCTGGGAACGGCGCGTGTGACGCTGGGCCATCTCCTCGTGAATGCCGACCGCACCACGGACGCCGAAGCCCTCATCGTCGACGCGCTCACAGGCATGACCGGGCTCGACGCGTCGCACCCGCGACGCGCGGAAGCCGAGTGCGAGCTCGCACGCGCGCGTCTCGCCCGCCAGTCGACGGATGTGGAGTGGGCGCGCCTGGCTGCGTGCCTGCCGCGCTACAGCGCGTGGCCGCTGGCCGAGCAGGATGCCGTCGAGGCGCTGGCGCGCCTGCACGCGGCGCGCCCGCGATGA
- a CDS encoding DinB family protein: MTHPDIVALERALEANEEEARVLVSGLTGEQGTWNPAPGSWSVAECLDHMAAGNTAYLTAMEGPATRALAKGRLRRGPAVPGLFGGWVVRSMEPAAKSPITVGAPRAIRPRPAVSLRDGSDRFLTSNSAVLAFLRTYADLDLAGVMYWNPLFTGLRFSLATGLHVLAAHGRRHLQQAWRVRRAGEQSGDRAWVS, translated from the coding sequence GTGACGCATCCGGATATCGTGGCGCTCGAGCGCGCGCTCGAGGCGAACGAGGAGGAGGCGCGCGTCCTCGTCAGCGGCCTGACCGGGGAGCAGGGAACGTGGAATCCGGCGCCCGGGTCATGGAGCGTGGCCGAGTGTCTCGACCACATGGCCGCCGGCAACACCGCATACCTGACGGCGATGGAAGGCCCGGCGACGCGTGCACTGGCGAAGGGACGCCTCCGCCGTGGCCCGGCGGTCCCCGGCCTGTTCGGTGGCTGGGTCGTGCGGTCGATGGAGCCCGCGGCGAAATCGCCCATCACGGTTGGCGCGCCGCGCGCGATTCGCCCTCGGCCGGCCGTCTCGTTGCGCGATGGGTCGGATCGCTTCCTGACGTCCAACAGCGCCGTCCTCGCGTTCCTGCGCACGTATGCCGACCTCGATCTTGCCGGCGTGATGTACTGGAACCCGCTCTTCACGGGCCTGCGCTTCAGCCTGGCCACGGGCCTGCACGTCCTCGCCGCGCACGGCCGTCGTCACCTGCAGCAGGCCTGGCGCGTCAGGCGCGCCGGCGAGCAGTCGGGCGATCGCGCCTGGGTGTCGTAA
- a CDS encoding peptidylprolyl isomerase: MDAALLGGHPAAARCGRPTARGWCRPHARQRVFTCGTVTAVIALLVFALAALSLSTQAPSSTTPGTVPIVIETALGSIDAEVDLVRAPITAANFLRYVDAGLFDQGDFHRTVRPDTESRKDYPIEVVQGRMNRARRDESFPAIMLEPTRVTGITHTDGVLSMARSGPDTATDEFFIVIGSQPTLDFGGLRNADGQGFAAFGRVTRGLDVVRRIQAAPVAPGTQTLTPPIAITRIRRVDRAPRP, translated from the coding sequence ATGGACGCGGCCCTGCTCGGCGGACATCCTGCAGCGGCGCGATGCGGCAGGCCCACGGCTCGTGGATGGTGCCGGCCGCACGCTCGCCAACGTGTCTTCACCTGCGGTACGGTTACGGCGGTGATCGCACTCCTCGTCTTCGCGCTGGCGGCGCTATCGCTGTCGACACAGGCACCGTCATCCACGACGCCGGGCACCGTTCCCATCGTCATCGAGACGGCACTGGGATCGATCGACGCGGAGGTCGATCTCGTGCGTGCGCCGATCACGGCCGCCAACTTCCTGCGCTATGTCGATGCGGGTCTGTTCGACCAGGGCGACTTCCACCGCACCGTGCGTCCCGACACCGAATCGCGGAAGGACTACCCCATCGAAGTGGTGCAGGGTCGGATGAACCGCGCGCGGCGCGACGAGTCGTTTCCCGCCATCATGCTGGAACCGACGCGCGTCACGGGCATCACGCATACCGATGGTGTGTTGTCGATGGCTCGCAGCGGGCCCGACACCGCGACCGACGAGTTCTTCATCGTGATCGGCAGCCAGCCGACGCTCGACTTCGGCGGTCTCCGCAACGCCGATGGCCAGGGCTTCGCCGCATTCGGCCGCGTCACGCGTGGGCTGGACGTGGTCCGCCGCATCCAGGCAGCGCCCGTTGCACCCGGTACACAGACGCTGACCCCGCCGATCGCCATCACGCGCATCCGTCGCGTCGACCGCGCTCCGCGCCCGTAG